Part of the Meiothermus cerbereus DSM 11376 genome, GAGCCGATGCCGTGGAGGAGCACCCGCTTCCCGCCCTCCTGGAGCTTGACCCCGGTAGTCCCGGCCTGGGGGAAGGTGAAGGAGTCGTAGCGCCCCTGCCCCTTGAAGCGGGGGTATCCCGCTTTCTGTCCCGCCTTGACCCTACGGAAGAAGCCCTGGAAGGCTTTGTCCACCCGCTCGATGACGTTCTGTAGCACCTGGGAGTGGACGCCCTTGTACTCCGGCAGCTCGGTGCGTATCTCGGGCAACCACCGTTTTTGCTCGTAGAAGCCCACCGTCTTGCCCGCCTTGCGGTAGGCCTCTCTACGCTCCTGCAAGGCCGCGTTATATAGATGGCGGCACAGCGCGAGGGTGCGCTCCAGGTCTTTGTGCTGGGGCTGGGTGGGGTACAGGCGGTACTTGAACGCCTTCCTAGTCATCGTCCACCTGATGCTTGCGCTGGGACTCGATGTAGCGCTGGATGGTCTGGGCTGAGATGTTCCCAGCACTCCCCACGTAGAAGGAGGGCGTCCACAAATGACCACCGCCCTTGCCCCGCCGTAGCCTTGGGAACTCTTGCAGGATGCGCCGAGCCGATACGCCTTTCAGAATCTTCGCCACGTCCGAGGGCGACCACTTGGGCGGCACGGAGAGGAACAGATGCACGTGGTCGGGCATGACCTCCATCCCCAGCACTACCCAGTCCCTTATCAAGCACGTCTCCCGCAACACCTGCATCAGCCGTTCGTGCACCTCGCCAAAGAAGACCTGTCTGCGGTGCTTGGGGGTGAATACCAGATGGTAGTTCAGGTTGTAATGGCTGTGGCGTGTGGTGAGCTCTTCCGGCACTTACACATGATACCGCAAAATGACCGCCCACCATGCTGTGTGCCCCAAAGGGGCACGTGGGGNNNNNNNNNNCACCCCCTCTTCTCTCTAAGTTTCCAAATGCAAGATGCTGTTCCGAAAGATCGCTTTAGGAATTGCGCCAGGTACGCATAGACTCATTCCGCGGGGTTTTGCCAAACTATCCTGACGCAACTTAATTCCTGGCCTCGCAACACATACCTGTTGGAGAAAGCTGTTCTATCGCACTCTTCACAGACGTTGCCTCCCATCCAGGAGGCAACTGCGTACAGGACAAAGCAATCAAGTTGTGGTCGTGTTTCCCACGTACAGCAAAAACCGCTGTACTGGTGCAAGCACTAGGGTATTCGTGGGAACCGCTCTGAGCGGCGCAATAATTGTGAAGAGCGCCCTAGGCCTCGGAATGCCGCACCACCAGCACCGGCGCGGGGCTCCGCTGCAGCACCTTCTGGGTTACCGAGCCCAGCAGGAGCCGATCCAGCCCGCTGCGCCCGTGGGTGCCCATCACCACCAGGTCGTGCTCGGCGGCCTCCTCCACAATCACCTGGGCCGCATTGCCCTGCT contains:
- the tnpA gene encoding IS200/IS605 family transposase, which translates into the protein MPEELTTRHSHYNLNYHLVFTPKHRRQVFFGEVHERLMQVLRETCLIRDWVVLGMEVMPDHVHLFLSVPPKWSPSDVAKILKGVSARRILQEFPRLRRGKGGGHLWTPSFYVGSAGNISAQTIQRYIESQRKHQVDDD